The proteins below are encoded in one region of Lactuca sativa cultivar Salinas chromosome 3, Lsat_Salinas_v11, whole genome shotgun sequence:
- the LOC111914351 gene encoding uncharacterized protein LOC111914351 produces the protein MLKVENNELVVMKSKQPSGYQKRKKRKLDDEKRKVDAGALDKFIHRQPVEEHIEEHFEEHIEEHVEEHIEDQEHVEVKEIEKHEPVKEIVVIYDPRRWEKLNSDEIKNLVEKDDFLQLYIQELYQIWRSVIENVFRKGISKGKLDGEGYADWHHVTTRVKEHEISLDHLTNRNKWFDMRKRLNLNETIDKVQHEQFKKERDYWKQVLLIIIAVVKFLAKHNLAFRGSNEKLYQKGNEIFLGVIEMLEEFDPVIKEHVRRITSEGLHVHYLGHLIQNELISLLAEEFKKELIKKIKEAKYYSIILDCFLNVDDTSGKELFDITLEELKSLGLQVDDMRGQGYDNGANMKGKHQGVQKRFFDINPRAFYTPCGCHSINLTLCDMANKCVKGKNFFGFIQRIYTIFANSTKRWEILKDNVKAWSLKSLCQTRWESRVESVKAIKLQLVDVREALLQVGEKDNAAAIASEATSLAEKELSDFEFLVSTVVWYEVLNRVNSVSKKLQSKDMHLDNAITEINKLIGHFKDYREIGFSKAIVEANEIAIEIGIDPIFPQKRLIERKKDKDLKLYCYRLEKALKFEERSDIDAEELYMELKLFETLETNEFSNPIYVLKFLKELDYFPNASIAYRILLTIPVTVASAERSFPN, from the exons ATGTTGAAAGTTGAAAATAATGAACTTGTAGTGATGAAGTCTAAACAACCATCCGGTTATCAAAAACGTAAAAAGAGAAAACTAGATGACGAAAAGAGAAAGGTTGACGCCGGTGCTCTAgataagtttatccatagacaacCTGTTGAAGAGCACATTGAAGAGCATTTTGAAGAGCACATTGAAGAGCATGTTGAGGAGCACATTGAAGATCAAGAGCATGTAGAAGTAAAGGAGATAGAAAAGCATGAGCCTGTTAAAGAGATTGTTGTTATATATGATCCAAGAAGGTGGGAAAAACTTAATTCTGATGAGATTAAAAATTTGGTTGAAAAAG ACGATTTTCTACAGCTTTATATACAAGAACTTTATCAAATTTGGAGAAGTGTGATAGAGAATG TGTTTAGAAAAGGGATTTCGAAAGGTAAATTGGATGGTGAAGGTTATGCAGATTGGCACCATGTTACCACTAGGGTTAAAGAACACGAAATTTCATTGGATCATCTTACAAATAGGAATAAGTGGTTTGACATGCGTAAAAGATTGAACTTGAACGAAACAATTGATAAAGTTCAGCATGAGCAGTTCAAGAAAGAAAGAGATTACTGGAAACAAGTGCTTTTAATAATTATTGCAGTTGTGAAGTTTCTTGCTAAACATAATTTAGCATTTCGCGGATCCAATGAAAAGTTGTATCAAAAAG GTAATGAAATTTTTTTGGGTGTCATTGAAATGTTGGAAGAGTTTGACCCGGTTATCAAAGAGCATGTGCGACGCATCACAAGTGAAGGACTTCATGTGCATTATCTTGGCCACCTAATCCAAAACGAACTAATATCTTTGCTAGCTGAAGAATTTAAAAAAGAACTTATCAAGAAGATAAAGGAAGCAAAGTACTACTCAATCATACTTGATT GTTTTTTGAATGTTGATGATACCTCCGGAAAAGAATTATTTGATATTACACTTGAGGAGTTAAAGTCTCTTGGTCTTCAAGTTGATGATATGCGTGGTCAAGGCTATGATAATGGAGCAAACATGAAAGGAAAACACCAAGGAGTGCAAAAGAGATTTTTCGATATAAATCCTAGAGCATTTTACACTCCTTGTGGTTGCCATTCTATTAATCTAACATTATGTGATATGGCTAACAAGTGTGTCAAAGGAAAGAACTTTTTTGGATTCATCCAACGTATTTATACTATCTTTGCAAATTCTACTAAGAGGTGGGAAATTTTGAAAGATAATGTTAAAGCTTGGAGTCTTAAGTCATTATGTCAAACTCGTTGGGAAAGTCGAGTTGAGAGTGTAAAAGCTATTAAACTGCAACTTGTGGATGTACGGGAAGCTTTACTTCAAGTTGGAGAAAAAGATAATGCTGCTGCAATTGCAAGTGAAGCAACTTCACTAGCAGAAAAAGAACTTAGTGACTTTGAATTTTTGGTATCAACTGTTGTTTGGTATGAAGTACTAAACCGTGTGAATAGTGTGAGTAAGAAGTTACAATCAAAGGATATGCATCTTGATAATGCCATTACAGAAATAAACAAATTGATTGGGCACTTCAAGGATTATAGAGAGATTGGTTTTTCAAAAGCGATTGTTGAAGCTAACGAGATTGCTATTGAAATAGGTATTGATCCAATATTTCCACAAAAGCGTTTGATTGAAAGGAAAAAAG ATAAAGATCTTAAGTTATATTGTTATCGTCTTGAAAAAGCACTCAAGTTTGAAGAAAGATCAGATATTGATGCCGAGGAACTTTATATGGAGTTGAAATTATTTGAGACATTGGAAACCAATGAATTTAGCAACCCTATAtatgttttgaagtttttgaaagaACTTGATTATTTCCCAAATGCAAGCATTGCATATAGAATATTGTTGACTATTCCAGTAACGGTCGCATCTGCAGAAAGGAGTTTTCCAAATTGA